Proteins from a genomic interval of Rubinisphaera italica:
- a CDS encoding SPFH domain-containing protein translates to MRALKALLFGSGSLVLFVIGAILFGYLALNFFRIDIPTAHMAILIKKTGDNLTNDQEVAPTAEFKGVQREYLLEGTHWRNPYNWDWKIIPQEEVSQGKMGVLVSLTGDNLGYGEFLARTDPKVELLQGGVLTKGIVPGYLNAGRYPINPYLFKMELHDPIVVPAGFRGVVTNLSGPMPEEANTLLVPPDFRGVQKETLGTETYYFNPYEKRVNLVDCRSQRFNLAEKKDMGFPSKDGFWVSLDGIVEFRIMPEHAAEVYVTYNEQDNGEKIDEEIIRKVIMPIARSFCRVEGSKNSGRDFISGETRIGFQKKFEEAMRTECQPLGIEIVVALITNISPPQQIAEPVRKRELAKQEEKQYQQQILQQTSEQNLAIEKELVKRKRELIQAEQEVVKLTTQAMREQEVAVTKANENLEVAKLKLEAAADEAEAIIARGTAEADVVGFNNEADAAGWKRAVEAFSGDGDAYARYVLNQKIAPSYQKIMANTQDSPIMKIFESFATPSSIPKPEPSSTPAPMATTPAP, encoded by the coding sequence ATGCGTGCCCTGAAGGCACTGTTGTTTGGATCGGGAAGTCTGGTTCTGTTTGTCATTGGGGCGATTCTCTTTGGATATCTGGCCCTGAATTTTTTCCGGATTGATATCCCAACTGCCCATATGGCAATCCTTATCAAGAAAACAGGTGATAATCTGACGAACGATCAGGAAGTGGCCCCGACAGCAGAATTCAAAGGTGTTCAGCGAGAATATCTGCTGGAAGGAACTCACTGGCGTAATCCATACAACTGGGATTGGAAAATCATTCCGCAAGAAGAAGTTTCTCAAGGCAAGATGGGTGTGCTCGTTTCTTTGACAGGAGACAATCTGGGATATGGTGAGTTCCTGGCAAGAACAGATCCTAAAGTCGAACTTCTTCAAGGAGGTGTGTTGACGAAAGGGATTGTACCAGGCTATTTAAATGCAGGTCGGTATCCAATTAATCCTTATCTTTTCAAAATGGAACTGCATGATCCGATTGTCGTTCCGGCTGGTTTTCGAGGAGTCGTGACAAATCTTTCCGGACCGATGCCGGAAGAAGCCAATACGTTACTTGTGCCTCCGGATTTTCGGGGAGTTCAGAAAGAAACACTCGGTACAGAAACTTACTATTTCAATCCTTACGAGAAACGTGTGAATCTGGTTGATTGTCGCAGTCAACGATTTAATCTGGCAGAGAAAAAAGATATGGGCTTCCCGTCCAAAGATGGCTTCTGGGTGAGTTTGGATGGAATTGTCGAATTCCGTATCATGCCTGAGCACGCGGCCGAAGTCTATGTCACTTACAACGAGCAGGATAACGGCGAGAAGATTGATGAAGAAATTATCCGCAAAGTGATCATGCCAATTGCTCGTAGTTTCTGTCGCGTTGAAGGCTCCAAAAATTCTGGCCGTGACTTTATCTCTGGGGAAACCCGCATCGGATTTCAGAAGAAATTTGAAGAAGCGATGCGAACAGAATGTCAGCCCCTGGGTATTGAAATAGTTGTGGCCTTGATAACAAACATCAGTCCCCCACAACAAATCGCTGAGCCTGTCCGTAAGCGGGAACTGGCCAAGCAGGAAGAAAAGCAGTACCAGCAACAGATTCTCCAGCAGACTTCGGAACAAAATCTTGCGATTGAAAAAGAATTAGTCAAACGAAAAAGAGAACTGATTCAAGCCGAGCAGGAAGTTGTCAAACTGACGACTCAGGCAATGCGTGAACAGGAAGTGGCGGTCACGAAAGCGAATGAAAATTTGGAAGTCGCCAAACTGAAACTCGAAGCCGCGGCCGACGAAGCCGAAGCCATTATTGCTCGTGGAACTGCTGAAGCCGATGTAGTTGGTTTCAATAATGAAGCCGACGCTGCCGGTTGGAAACGAGCGGTAGAGGCATTCAGTGGGGATGGCGACGCGTATGCCCGCTATGTACTGAATCAGAAAATCGCACCGTCCTATCAGAAGATTATGGCCAATACTCAGGACAGTCCGATTATGAAAATCTTTGAATCGTTCGCAACACCATCATCTATTCCAAAACCTGAGCCGAGTTCGACTCCCGCACCCATGGCTACTACTCCAGCACCATAA
- a CDS encoding DUF1559 domain-containing protein — MNRRGFTLIELLVVIAIIALLVALLLPAVQQAREAARRSQCKNNLKQIVLALHNYHDAHSCFPAGYFSYGTNNGSGPAWANIDANTWDAAPGWGWGASILPYLEQTAIADQMDSRLPIWHSQHNGLVTAKLSVFLCPSASGGDDAFTVQDSTANPLLIAGNQIRLGRSHYVASHGQESCWGECGATPANVVFSDIYTFTTKSVAVNGDVSKVADGPFYRNSHTKFRDATDGLSNTIFLGEHSPKLSEKTWVGVVPGAFTHPRFSSPENSPDAAATLTLVHIGPSGGELDITGFPIIHPVNFPTYHVGQMYSEHPGGGHIALGDGSVRFVSENVDLITFAELASLSEGEVVGEY, encoded by the coding sequence ATGAACAGAAGAGGGTTCACTTTAATCGAGTTATTAGTTGTGATCGCGATCATCGCTTTATTAGTTGCATTACTATTACCGGCGGTTCAACAGGCTCGCGAAGCGGCTCGTCGCAGTCAGTGTAAAAATAATTTAAAGCAGATCGTGCTGGCTCTGCATAACTATCATGATGCCCATTCCTGTTTCCCGGCAGGGTATTTCTCCTACGGCACAAATAATGGGTCTGGTCCTGCTTGGGCTAATATCGATGCAAACACTTGGGATGCGGCTCCTGGGTGGGGCTGGGGAGCCTCGATCCTCCCTTATCTCGAACAGACTGCGATTGCTGATCAGATGGATTCCCGACTTCCGATCTGGCATTCACAGCATAATGGTCTCGTAACAGCAAAGTTGTCTGTTTTTCTTTGTCCATCTGCTTCTGGTGGCGATGATGCTTTTACTGTTCAGGATTCAACAGCCAATCCCTTATTGATTGCAGGCAATCAAATTCGCCTTGGCCGCTCTCATTATGTCGCCAGTCATGGGCAAGAATCTTGCTGGGGGGAGTGTGGGGCTACTCCAGCCAATGTGGTCTTCTCGGATATTTACACATTTACGACAAAGTCTGTGGCTGTTAATGGTGATGTCTCAAAGGTCGCCGATGGTCCTTTTTATCGGAACTCGCATACCAAATTTCGCGATGCAACCGATGGTTTATCCAATACAATCTTTCTGGGAGAGCATTCTCCCAAACTGAGCGAGAAAACCTGGGTCGGTGTCGTACCGGGGGCTTTTACGCATCCACGGTTTTCTTCTCCAGAAAACAGTCCGGATGCCGCAGCAACTTTAACTCTCGTCCATATCGGACCCTCCGGCGGAGAGCTTGATATCACAGGCTTTCCCATCATACATCCGGTTAACTTTCCGACGTATCATGTCGGGCAAATGTACTCCGAGCATCCCGGTGGAGGACACATCGCTCTGGGTGATGGTTCCGTTCGATTCGTCTCTGAGAATGTCGATCTGATTACTTTCGCAGAGTTGGCCAGCCTCAGTGAAGGCGAAGTTGTAGGAGAATATTAA
- the mntR gene encoding manganese-binding transcriptional regulator MntR: protein MAATKQNQHKRTRSDHATELTEDYVEAISEIIADAGVCRAVDLAQKFQVSHVTVNRTVGRLQRDGYVTTEPYAPIELTSVGTRLAKASQERHQLVLEFLLALGVSNATAITDSEGIEHHVSPETLRAMQKFIDSQK from the coding sequence TTGGCAGCGACGAAGCAAAATCAACATAAGCGGACGCGTTCCGATCATGCGACTGAATTAACCGAAGACTACGTGGAAGCAATTTCTGAAATCATTGCTGATGCGGGAGTTTGTCGAGCGGTCGATCTGGCGCAGAAGTTTCAGGTCAGTCATGTGACAGTCAATCGCACCGTTGGACGTCTGCAACGAGATGGATATGTCACGACAGAGCCTTATGCACCAATCGAACTCACATCAGTGGGGACACGACTTGCCAAGGCATCTCAAGAGCGGCATCAATTGGTTCTCGAATTCCTGTTGGCACTCGGTGTCAGCAATGCAACCGCAATTACCGATAGCGAAGGCATTGAGCATCATGTGAGCCCGGAAACCCTGCGTGCGATGCAGAAGTTTATTGATTCGCAAAAGTAA
- the ybeY gene encoding rRNA maturation RNase YbeY, translating to MPTSENDSIEIIDEQNVYKIDHACLLISINRILEHQQVAEAELSIVLLDNAAIHQWNRDTLEHDFPTDVITFALNDPDFPRGNNRLEGELLVSVEMAVQLSKEVGWAVEQECTLYVLHGILHLLGYDDLNEADQLKMRKKEREVLLHLGIHPNPQDDRWAGL from the coding sequence ATGCCCACATCAGAAAATGATTCCATCGAAATCATCGATGAACAAAATGTTTATAAAATCGATCACGCATGTTTATTGATCAGCATCAATCGGATTCTTGAACATCAGCAGGTTGCAGAAGCCGAGCTGAGCATTGTTCTATTAGACAATGCTGCGATCCATCAGTGGAATCGGGACACGCTTGAACATGACTTTCCAACTGATGTGATTACATTCGCACTCAACGATCCTGACTTTCCCAGAGGCAATAATCGCCTGGAAGGAGAATTGCTGGTTTCGGTCGAAATGGCTGTACAATTGTCAAAAGAAGTCGGCTGGGCGGTTGAGCAAGAGTGCACTCTCTATGTCCTGCACGGCATTCTACACCTGCTCGGCTATGACGATTTGAATGAAGCCGATCAACTGAAAATGCGTAAAAAAGAACGTGAAGTTCTTCTGCATCTTGGAATTCATCCCAATCCTCAAGATGATCGCTGGGCAGGGTTATGA
- a CDS encoding cation diffusion facilitator family transporter — protein MHDHGPQQFHYDRAFRWGVIFNVVYVLVEAGYGLKVGSLALLSDAGHNLSDVFGLLLAWSGHALSKIPSNPKRTYGYQGATILAALFNALILLMATGGIIWEAIGRLQTPATPDSLTVIVVAGIGVVVNVATALLFMKGHDDLNVRGAFLHMAADAGVSVGVVIGGIVIMFTQWTLIDPVLSLIIAGFIFWGTWGLLTESVNLAMQAVPKQIDSQSVAKYLSKTDGVTGIHDLHIWAMSTTEIALTAHLVRPEHQQEDEFLHNLGHELESKFGIHHSTIQIEHSHNNEACSQHTSCNSYSREAMTE, from the coding sequence ATGCACGACCACGGTCCTCAACAATTTCATTATGACCGTGCCTTTCGCTGGGGCGTTATTTTTAATGTCGTATACGTTCTGGTTGAGGCCGGTTACGGACTCAAAGTCGGCTCTCTGGCTTTGCTTTCCGATGCCGGACATAACTTGAGCGATGTGTTTGGACTGCTGCTCGCCTGGAGTGGTCATGCACTCTCAAAAATCCCATCAAATCCTAAAAGAACATACGGTTATCAAGGAGCAACGATCCTTGCTGCTCTGTTCAATGCTCTGATTCTTCTGATGGCAACTGGCGGTATCATTTGGGAAGCAATCGGTCGACTACAAACTCCTGCCACTCCAGACAGCTTGACCGTAATCGTCGTAGCAGGGATTGGAGTTGTCGTTAATGTCGCGACCGCTCTATTGTTCATGAAAGGGCACGATGACCTGAATGTTCGCGGCGCCTTCTTACACATGGCAGCCGATGCGGGAGTTTCCGTTGGTGTCGTGATAGGCGGAATCGTGATTATGTTCACGCAGTGGACATTGATCGATCCCGTTTTAAGCCTGATTATCGCTGGCTTTATTTTCTGGGGAACGTGGGGCTTGTTGACTGAGTCTGTCAATCTGGCGATGCAGGCTGTACCGAAGCAAATTGACAGCCAGTCTGTCGCCAAATATCTCTCGAAAACAGATGGTGTGACTGGTATTCACGACTTGCACATCTGGGCGATGAGCACTACAGAAATCGCCTTAACGGCTCATCTGGTTCGACCAGAACATCAACAAGAGGACGAATTCCTCCACAATCTGGGCCACGAACTCGAATCTAAATTTGGTATTCACCACTCCACAATCCAAATCGAACACTCGCACAACAACGAAGCCTGTTCACAACACACAAGTTGCAACTCGTATTCGAGAGAGGCAATGACAGAATAG
- a CDS encoding SPFH domain-containing protein has translation MSNISTSSIIKGRSAIVLILFAIIAVLGVWTFIEWGINRVYVPEGYSMRLRYKGPPLPLLPGYNTPESKTGFAKLDENGNILEKGVLQEMLGPGRQFVSPFYWERELVEDIVIEPGEIGIATSKIGKSLPQGEFLVDGELGETEYKGVLRKAFGPGRYRVNNYAYEFKKITTTSVTNGLQIKYAGWVEIPTGYVGVVTNLASNSETGAQKGIQDSVLPPGIYPVNEKEQQIDIVEIGFREKSIKANLKMDANGQLLYDQSGEPMIADDDSGISFPSNDGFPINMDFTAIWGITPAQAPNVIRKFGNVDAVETKVVMPQIESICRNIGSKYGAVDLLVGDSRQEFQAMTSDEFRAVLLEKDITLSYGLVRHIFIPQEIRIPIQQAFVADELTLTRVQEQATAKTEANLREAEQKVELEAATVQVETEKLVAKAIAEGEKTAQETIAETQRIVAGIDREISLLEAKATVMLGEASAKTVQLLEEAKADKFKLAVDAFGSGESYNKWVFASGLPEEIELNLIFAGEGTFWTDLRGFSETMLGKQAQETMKKKP, from the coding sequence ATGAGCAATATCTCAACATCATCAATCATTAAAGGCCGCTCGGCTATCGTCCTCATTCTGTTCGCCATAATTGCCGTTTTGGGCGTCTGGACCTTTATTGAATGGGGCATTAACCGTGTCTACGTTCCCGAAGGTTACAGTATGCGACTTCGATATAAGGGGCCGCCACTTCCTCTGTTGCCAGGCTACAACACGCCAGAATCGAAAACCGGTTTTGCAAAGCTGGATGAGAATGGAAACATTCTTGAAAAAGGTGTTCTGCAGGAAATGCTGGGACCGGGACGTCAATTCGTATCCCCCTTTTATTGGGAACGCGAGCTGGTTGAAGATATTGTGATTGAGCCAGGTGAAATTGGTATTGCGACTTCCAAAATTGGCAAATCACTTCCGCAGGGAGAGTTTCTGGTCGATGGTGAATTGGGTGAAACCGAATATAAAGGTGTTCTGCGAAAAGCATTTGGACCGGGGCGTTATCGGGTGAACAATTACGCGTATGAGTTCAAAAAAATTACAACGACTTCCGTCACGAACGGCCTGCAGATCAAATATGCGGGTTGGGTCGAAATTCCGACAGGTTATGTTGGTGTCGTCACCAATCTGGCCAGTAATTCAGAGACTGGAGCTCAAAAGGGAATTCAGGATTCTGTTCTTCCACCAGGTATTTATCCTGTCAACGAGAAAGAACAGCAAATCGATATCGTTGAAATTGGCTTCCGTGAAAAGAGTATCAAAGCCAATCTCAAAATGGATGCAAATGGGCAATTGCTATATGATCAGTCTGGCGAACCAATGATTGCCGATGACGATAGCGGCATTTCATTCCCCTCCAACGACGGCTTTCCGATCAATATGGACTTCACTGCCATTTGGGGAATCACACCGGCTCAGGCACCAAACGTCATTCGGAAATTTGGAAATGTCGATGCTGTCGAAACGAAGGTTGTGATGCCGCAAATCGAATCGATCTGCCGAAATATTGGATCCAAGTATGGTGCTGTTGACTTGCTGGTAGGAGATTCCCGCCAGGAATTTCAGGCCATGACCTCCGATGAATTCCGGGCAGTCCTGCTCGAAAAAGATATTACTCTCTCCTACGGACTTGTCCGCCACATTTTCATTCCTCAGGAAATCCGCATTCCAATTCAACAGGCCTTCGTTGCTGACGAGTTGACTTTAACACGCGTTCAGGAACAGGCGACTGCAAAAACAGAAGCCAACTTGCGGGAAGCCGAACAAAAAGTGGAACTTGAAGCCGCAACGGTTCAAGTGGAAACCGAAAAACTGGTTGCCAAAGCAATCGCTGAGGGCGAAAAGACTGCTCAGGAAACGATCGCTGAAACTCAGCGAATTGTAGCAGGAATCGATCGAGAAATTTCTTTGCTGGAAGCAAAGGCGACCGTGATGCTCGGAGAAGCCTCTGCGAAAACTGTTCAACTTCTCGAAGAAGCCAAAGCTGACAAATTCAAACTGGCTGTCGATGCGTTCGGGAGCGGCGAGTCTTACAACAAATGGGTCTTTGCGAGTGGATTACCAGAAGAGATCGAACTCAACCTGATCTTCGCTGGCGAAGGAACCTTCTGGACTGACCTGCGAGGATTTTCTGAAACGATGCTCGGAAAACAAGCTCAGGAAACGATGAAGAAGAAGCCGTAA